From the Sphingomonas suaedae genome, one window contains:
- a CDS encoding AMP-dependent synthetase/ligase — MRKLEKFDNLVSMFFTRAREKGDAPFLWAKSGGAWHPTSWAEAARQVANLAAGLRKLGLKPGDRVMLVSENRPEWCISDLAIMAAGGVTVPTYTTNTERDHQHIIDNSGATMTIVSSAKLAKTLLPAILRTVGSTGHVVIGIEEMRIGQSGAIDFHNWSALIAENVADVTVAAAEAARVGRDALACIIYTSGTGGSPRGVMQHHGAILMNVEGCCEIISEDFGWEDEVFLSFLPLSHAYEHTGGQHFPVGLGAQIYYSEGLDKLASNIEEVRPTLMVVVPRLFEVLRTRITKQVEKQGKFANYLLDRAVSIGGKKAAGKGSPLDLPMQLFLSRTLKPKLAKRFGGRIKAMVSGGAPLNPEVGIFFESLGITFLQGYGQTEAAPVISCNRPKAGLKHDTVGPPLPGVEVRIAEDGEILVRGELVMHGYWRNEAETARVLKPDPAEPNKGAWLHTGDIGVIDEKGRIKITDRKKDIIVNDKGDNVAPQKVEGMLTLQPEIMQAMIAGDRKPYMTAVIVPDPEWTQEWCARNAEKCDLAALREDHDYRAAVGAAVERVNKDLSVIERVRRFILADEPFTIENQQLTPSLKIRRHVLREVYGQRMDALYKQ, encoded by the coding sequence ATGCGCAAGCTCGAAAAGTTCGACAATCTGGTTTCGATGTTCTTCACCCGGGCGCGGGAAAAGGGCGACGCCCCGTTCCTGTGGGCGAAATCGGGCGGGGCATGGCACCCGACCAGTTGGGCCGAGGCGGCGCGGCAGGTGGCGAACCTAGCGGCGGGGCTGCGCAAGCTGGGGCTGAAGCCCGGCGACCGGGTGATGCTGGTGAGCGAGAACCGCCCCGAATGGTGTATCAGCGACCTGGCGATCATGGCGGCGGGCGGGGTGACGGTGCCCACCTATACCACCAATACCGAGCGCGATCACCAGCATATCATCGACAATTCGGGCGCGACGATGACGATCGTGTCGAGCGCGAAGCTGGCCAAGACCCTGCTGCCCGCCATTCTGCGGACGGTTGGAAGCACCGGCCATGTCGTGATCGGGATCGAGGAGATGCGGATCGGCCAGTCGGGCGCGATCGATTTCCATAACTGGAGCGCGCTGATCGCCGAGAATGTCGCCGATGTGACGGTTGCCGCTGCGGAGGCCGCCCGTGTCGGCCGCGATGCGCTCGCCTGTATCATCTACACCAGCGGCACCGGGGGCAGCCCGCGCGGGGTGATGCAGCATCACGGGGCGATCCTGATGAATGTCGAGGGATGCTGCGAAATCATCAGCGAGGATTTTGGATGGGAGGATGAGGTGTTCCTCTCCTTCCTGCCGCTCAGCCATGCCTATGAGCATACCGGCGGCCAGCATTTCCCGGTCGGACTGGGCGCGCAGATCTATTATTCGGAAGGGCTCGACAAGCTCGCCTCCAATATCGAGGAGGTGCGCCCCACGCTGATGGTCGTTGTCCCGCGTCTGTTCGAAGTTCTGCGGACCCGCATCACCAAGCAGGTCGAGAAACAGGGCAAGTTCGCCAATTACCTGCTCGACCGCGCGGTTTCGATCGGCGGCAAGAAGGCGGCGGGGAAGGGCTCGCCGCTCGACCTGCCGATGCAGCTGTTCCTCAGCAGGACGCTCAAGCCCAAGCTGGCGAAGCGGTTCGGCGGGCGGATCAAGGCGATGGTATCGGGCGGCGCGCCGCTGAACCCCGAGGTCGGCATCTTCTTCGAAAGCCTCGGCATCACCTTCCTCCAGGGCTATGGCCAGACCGAGGCGGCGCCCGTCATCAGCTGCAACCGGCCCAAGGCGGGCCTGAAGCACGACACGGTCGGACCGCCGTTGCCCGGCGTCGAGGTGCGAATCGCCGAGGATGGCGAGATTCTGGTGCGCGGCGAACTGGTGATGCACGGATATTGGCGCAACGAGGCGGAAACCGCCCGGGTGCTCAAGCCAGATCCGGCGGAGCCGAACAAGGGCGCTTGGCTGCATACCGGCGATATCGGGGTGATCGACGAGAAGGGCCGGATCAAGATCACCGACCGCAAGAAGGACATCATCGTCAACGACAAGGGCGACAATGTCGCGCCGCAAAAGGTTGAGGGGATGCTGACACTGCAGCCCGAAATCATGCAGGCGATGATCGCCGGGGACCGCAAACCCTATATGACCGCGGTGATCGTTCCCGATCCCGAATGGACTCAGGAATGGTGCGCGCGGAACGCGGAGAAATGCGACCTCGCGGCGCTGCGCGAGGACCATGACTATCGCGCCGCGGTGGGCGCGGCGGTCGAGCGGGTGAACAAGGATTTGTCGGTGATCGAGCGGGTGCGGCGGTTCATCCTGGCGGACGAGCCGTTCACGATCGAGAACCAGCAGCTGACGCCGAGCCTGAAAATCCGCCGCCATGTCCTGCGCGAAGTGTACGGCCAGCGGATGGACGCGCTGTACAAGCAGTGA
- a CDS encoding quinone-dependent dihydroorotate dehydrogenase translates to MLYDLLKPLIFTLDAERAHRLAIRTLALAQGPAGPPIRDIPRVRPVTIAGLEFPNPVGLAAGLDKDGEAIDGLMGLGFGSVEIGSLTPRPQAGNPRPRLFRLVEDRAVVNRMGFNNDGIDAAVERVKSARRPGVLGINVGANKDSDDRVADYALGVGKVAPHADYVTINVSSPNTPGLRDLQSRPALDELLAASSAARMLADRRVPLFLKVAPDLDRDGMTGVVAAAADAGIDALIVGNTTITRPETLASPLAKEAGGLSGRPLAVLARAKLAEAVEIADGALPVIAVGGIDSADEARARLDAGAAMVQLYSALVFEGPGLVRRILKRL, encoded by the coding sequence ATGCTGTACGACCTGCTGAAGCCGCTGATCTTCACCCTCGATGCCGAGCGCGCGCACCGGCTGGCAATCCGCACGCTGGCGCTGGCGCAGGGACCGGCCGGGCCACCGATCCGCGACATTCCGCGCGTTCGGCCGGTGACGATCGCGGGGCTGGAATTTCCCAATCCGGTCGGGCTCGCCGCCGGACTCGACAAGGATGGCGAGGCGATCGACGGGCTGATGGGGCTGGGCTTTGGCAGCGTCGAGATCGGATCGCTGACCCCGCGCCCGCAGGCGGGCAATCCCAGGCCGCGGCTGTTCCGGCTGGTCGAGGATCGCGCGGTGGTCAACCGCATGGGGTTCAACAATGACGGCATCGACGCGGCGGTCGAGCGGGTGAAGTCCGCGCGCCGCCCGGGCGTGCTCGGCATCAATGTCGGCGCGAACAAGGACAGCGACGACCGGGTGGCCGACTATGCGCTGGGCGTGGGCAAAGTCGCGCCGCATGCCGATTATGTGACGATCAATGTGAGTTCGCCCAATACGCCCGGACTGCGCGACCTCCAGTCTCGACCTGCGCTCGACGAACTGCTCGCGGCATCGAGCGCGGCGCGGATGCTGGCGGATCGCCGGGTGCCGCTGTTCCTGAAGGTCGCGCCCGATCTCGACCGTGATGGCATGACGGGCGTGGTCGCCGCGGCGGCGGACGCGGGAATCGACGCACTGATCGTCGGCAACACGACGATCACCCGGCCCGAAACGCTCGCCTCACCGCTGGCGAAAGAGGCGGGCGGGCTGTCGGGGCGGCCGCTGGCGGTGCTGGCGCGGGCGAAGCTCGCCGAGGCGGTGGAGATTGCCGACGGAGCACTGCCGGTGATCGCGGTGGGCGGGATCGACAGCGCGGACGAGGCGCGGGCGCGGCTCGATGCCGGGGCGGCGATGGTGCAGCTCTATTCGGCGCTGGTATTCGAGGGGCCGGGACTGGTGCGGCGCATCCTGAAACGACTTTGA
- a CDS encoding SUF system Fe-S cluster assembly regulator, which produces MRLSAQTDYAVVMLSAAARHCGVSGRLNATLLAEKTGLPLPTVQKLVSRLSSAGLIESARGTGGGFRLARPPATITLADIVEAIEGPIALTACVDTGKHDCCIEQSCRVKPHWNTVNASVRGALAGVTLASLSSQPVPA; this is translated from the coding sequence ATGCGTCTCTCTGCCCAGACAGACTATGCCGTCGTGATGCTCTCCGCCGCCGCACGCCATTGTGGCGTCAGCGGGCGGCTGAATGCGACGCTGCTGGCTGAGAAGACCGGGCTCCCCCTTCCCACGGTGCAGAAGCTCGTCAGCCGCCTGTCCTCGGCAGGCCTGATCGAAAGCGCGCGCGGCACCGGTGGCGGCTTCCGCCTCGCTCGCCCGCCTGCGACGATCACGCTGGCCGATATCGTCGAGGCGATCGAAGGACCGATCGCGCTCACCGCGTGCGTCGATACCGGCAAGCATGACTGCTGCATCGAACAAAGCTGCCGCGTGAAGCCGCACTGGAACACCGTCAACGCCTCGGTCCGCGGCGCGCTCGCGGGCGTCACCCTCGCCTCCCTCTCCTCCCAGCCGGTACCCGCATAA
- the sufB gene encoding Fe-S cluster assembly protein SufB produces the protein MATKNAEAIAAANKKYEWGFSSDIEQDFAPKGLSEETVRFISAKKNEPEWMLDWRLKAYRHWLTMTAPDWAKLDIDPIDYQDAYYYAEPKAKPKLDSLDQVDPEILRVYEKLGIPIEEQKVLAGVEGARKVAVDAVFDSVSVATTFRKELEEAGVIFRSISEAIREYPELVKKWLGKVVPMHDNYFAALNCAVFSDGTFVYIPEGVRCPMELSTYFRINAENTGQFERTLIVADKGAYVSYLEGCTAPMRDENQLHAAVVELVALDDAEIKYSTVQNWYPGDENGKGGIYNFVTKRALCQGRNSKVSWTQVETGSAITWKYPSCVLNGENSVGEFYSVAVTNNRQQADTGTKMIHNGKGSRSTIISKGISAGRSDNTYRGLVRVAPGAEGVRNFTQCDSLLLGSDCGAHTVPYIEVRNPSAQIEHEATTSKISEDQLFYAMQRGLDQEAAVALIVNGFAKEVLQQLPMEFAVEAQKLLGISLEGSVG, from the coding sequence ATGGCCACCAAGAACGCAGAGGCGATCGCCGCCGCCAACAAGAAGTACGAGTGGGGTTTCTCCTCGGACATCGAACAGGACTTCGCGCCCAAGGGCTTGAGCGAAGAGACGGTGCGCTTCATCTCGGCCAAGAAGAACGAGCCGGAATGGATGCTCGACTGGCGGCTCAAGGCCTATCGCCATTGGCTGACCATGACCGCCCCCGACTGGGCGAAGCTCGACATCGATCCGATCGACTATCAGGACGCCTATTATTACGCCGAGCCCAAGGCCAAGCCCAAGCTCGACAGCCTCGATCAGGTCGATCCCGAAATCCTGCGCGTCTACGAAAAGCTCGGCATCCCGATCGAGGAGCAGAAGGTGCTCGCCGGGGTCGAGGGCGCGCGCAAGGTCGCGGTCGACGCGGTGTTCGACAGCGTCAGCGTCGCCACCACCTTCCGCAAGGAGCTCGAGGAAGCCGGCGTCATCTTCCGCTCGATCAGCGAGGCGATCCGCGAATATCCCGAGCTGGTGAAGAAGTGGCTCGGCAAGGTCGTGCCGATGCACGACAATTACTTCGCCGCGCTCAACTGCGCGGTCTTCTCCGACGGCACCTTCGTCTACATCCCGGAGGGCGTGCGCTGCCCGATGGAGCTCAGCACCTATTTCCGCATCAACGCCGAAAATACCGGCCAGTTCGAACGCACGCTGATCGTCGCCGACAAGGGCGCCTATGTCAGCTATCTCGAAGGCTGCACTGCGCCTATGCGCGACGAGAACCAGCTCCACGCCGCCGTGGTCGAACTGGTCGCGCTCGACGACGCCGAGATCAAATATTCGACCGTCCAGAACTGGTACCCCGGCGATGAGAATGGCAAGGGCGGCATCTACAATTTCGTGACCAAGCGCGCGCTGTGCCAGGGCCGCAATTCCAAGGTTTCGTGGACGCAGGTCGAGACCGGCAGCGCGATCACCTGGAAATATCCGAGCTGCGTGCTTAACGGCGAAAACAGCGTCGGCGAATTCTACTCGGTCGCGGTCACCAACAACCGGCAACAGGCCGATACCGGCACCAAGATGATCCACAATGGCAAGGGATCGCGCTCGACGATCATCTCCAAGGGGATCAGCGCGGGGCGCAGCGACAACACCTATCGCGGCCTCGTCCGCGTCGCGCCGGGCGCAGAGGGCGTCCGCAACTTCACTCAGTGCGACAGCCTGTTGCTCGGCTCCGACTGCGGCGCGCACACCGTCCCCTATATCGAGGTGCGCAATCCCAGTGCGCAGATCGAGCATGAAGCGACCACGAGCAAGATCAGCGAGGACCAGCTGTTCTACGCCATGCAACGTGGCCTCGATCAGGAAGCGGCGGTCGCGCTGATCGTCAACGGTTTCGCGAAAGAGGTGCTGCAACAGCTCCCGATGGAATTCGCGGTCGAGGCGCAGAAGCTGCTCGGCATCTCGCTGGAAGGCAGCGTGGGATGA
- a CDS encoding energy transducer TonB family protein codes for MIAAAVLMLAAPQAAPAVEDVEEVVVTARVGRVALIFDRAPDGRLINCRVFVSSGTRRVDDEACTSLPDCLTSTAGREYCGGTGAGLTAVAPKLMPTPEPKLGLGKLLTPEPPKTPAVGPVVAGKEDEDPNRLGKLPPPPKDESGTPAITLGPMKQEEPR; via the coding sequence ATGATCGCTGCTGCCGTCCTGATGCTGGCCGCTCCGCAGGCCGCGCCCGCCGTGGAGGACGTCGAGGAAGTCGTCGTCACGGCGCGGGTCGGCCGCGTCGCGCTGATCTTCGATCGCGCGCCGGACGGTCGCCTCATCAACTGCCGCGTGTTCGTGTCGAGCGGCACCAGGCGGGTGGATGACGAAGCCTGCACCTCGCTCCCCGATTGCCTCACCTCGACCGCAGGCCGCGAATATTGCGGCGGTACCGGCGCAGGCCTGACCGCCGTCGCGCCGAAGCTGATGCCGACTCCCGAACCGAAGCTCGGCCTCGGCAAACTGCTCACGCCCGAACCGCCCAAGACCCCCGCCGTCGGCCCGGTCGTCGCGGGCAAGGAGGACGAGGACCCCAACCGCCTCGGTAAACTCCCGCCCCCGCCGAAGGACGAGAGCGGCACACCCGCGATCACGCTCGGCCCGATGAAGCAGGAGGAGCCGAGGTGA
- the sufC gene encoding Fe-S cluster assembly ATPase SufC yields MLQITNLHAEIDGKPILKGLTLSLNAGEVHAIMGPNGAGKSTLGYVLGGRPGYEVTEGSVTFNGTDLLELEPHERAAAGLFLGFQYPVEIPGVSNVQFLRESLNSQRRARDEAPLSGAEFLKLARAQAAALEMDAEMLKRPVNVGFSGGEKKRNEMVQMGILAPRLAILDETDSGLDIDALRIVGEGINRIMRAPDKAVLLITHYQRLLDYVKPDFVHILADGRIVKTGGPELALELEREGYAQVAA; encoded by the coding sequence ATGCTCCAGATCACCAACCTCCACGCCGAAATCGACGGCAAGCCGATCCTCAAGGGCCTGACCCTCAGCCTCAACGCAGGCGAGGTCCATGCGATCATGGGCCCCAATGGCGCGGGCAAGTCGACGCTCGGTTATGTCCTGGGCGGCCGGCCCGGTTACGAAGTCACCGAGGGGAGCGTGACCTTCAACGGCACCGATCTCCTCGAACTCGAGCCGCATGAGCGCGCCGCGGCCGGCCTGTTCCTCGGCTTTCAGTACCCGGTCGAAATCCCCGGCGTCTCCAACGTCCAGTTCCTGCGCGAAAGCCTCAACAGCCAGCGCCGCGCGCGCGACGAGGCACCGCTGTCCGGAGCCGAGTTCCTGAAACTCGCGCGTGCCCAGGCCGCCGCGCTGGAGATGGACGCCGAAATGCTCAAGCGCCCGGTCAATGTCGGCTTTTCGGGCGGCGAGAAGAAGCGCAACGAGATGGTGCAGATGGGCATCCTCGCCCCCCGCCTCGCGATCCTCGACGAAACCGACAGCGGCCTCGACATCGACGCGCTGCGCATCGTCGGTGAGGGCATCAACCGCATCATGCGCGCCCCCGACAAGGCGGTATTGCTGATCACCCACTATCAACGGCTGCTCGATTATGTGAAGCCGGACTTCGTCCACATCCTCGCCGATGGCCGCATCGTGAAGACCGGCGGCCCCGAACTCGCGCTCGAGCTGGAGCGTGAGGGTTACGCGCAGGTGGCCGCGTGA
- a CDS encoding SufD family Fe-S cluster assembly protein — protein MTQGLVLDAPVAEDWRWFDAAPLDAIAATPRGSAPDVAHLWLDLAGPRLLFVDGALVADASTPGPLDISAAPIMTRANPYSEAACASAKAGYVLYLKAQAALDGPIQVIHATTGGVAHLSNKIVMMADSVASLVETHVGPGWSNANLWVELAEGARLMRAVRILKDDGAHTDYVSAQIGKAASFASTALVTGCRTARIEAQMILTGEGAYGEAGGALLTRDSEKVDSATVADHAMPEGTSRQIWRAVAADTSTASIASRAEVRRDAQKTDGEQSLRGLLLKRTATVNLKPELEIFADDVKCAHGATVGELDARALFYLESRGIPEAQAKALLTRAFVADAIDRIGDEAVREAFAADADAWLGAAL, from the coding sequence GTGACCCAGGGTCTCGTCCTCGACGCCCCCGTTGCGGAGGATTGGCGCTGGTTCGACGCCGCGCCGCTCGACGCGATCGCCGCCACCCCGCGCGGTTCCGCGCCCGATGTCGCGCATCTCTGGCTCGACCTGGCCGGCCCGCGCCTGTTGTTCGTCGACGGCGCCCTGGTCGCCGACGCCAGCACCCCCGGACCGCTCGACATCTCCGCCGCGCCGATCATGACGCGCGCCAATCCCTATTCGGAAGCGGCGTGCGCGAGCGCAAAGGCGGGCTATGTCCTCTATCTCAAGGCACAGGCCGCGCTCGACGGTCCGATCCAGGTCATCCACGCCACCACCGGCGGCGTCGCGCACCTCTCGAACAAGATCGTGATGATGGCGGATTCGGTCGCATCGCTGGTCGAGACGCATGTCGGCCCCGGCTGGAGCAACGCCAATCTCTGGGTCGAACTGGCCGAGGGCGCGCGCCTCATGCGCGCGGTCCGCATACTCAAGGATGACGGCGCGCATACCGACTATGTCTCGGCGCAGATCGGCAAGGCCGCGAGCTTTGCCAGCACCGCGCTCGTCACCGGATGCCGCACCGCGCGGATCGAGGCGCAGATGATCCTCACCGGCGAAGGCGCCTATGGCGAAGCCGGGGGCGCGCTACTCACCCGCGACAGCGAGAAGGTGGACTCCGCCACCGTCGCCGATCACGCCATGCCCGAAGGCACCAGCCGCCAGATCTGGCGCGCGGTCGCCGCGGACACCTCGACCGCGAGCATCGCCTCGCGCGCGGAGGTCCGCCGCGATGCGCAAAAGACCGATGGCGAACAGTCGCTGCGCGGCCTGCTGCTCAAGCGCACCGCGACGGTGAACCTCAAGCCCGAACTCGAAATCTTCGCCGACGACGTGAAGTGCGCGCACGGCGCCACGGTCGGCGAACTCGACGCGCGCGCGCTGTTCTACCTCGAGTCGCGCGGCATTCCGGAGGCCCAGGCCAAGGCGCTGCTCACCCGCGCCTTCGTCGCCGACGCGATCGACCGGATCGGCGATGAAGCGGTACGCGAGGCCTTCGCCGCGGACGCGGACGCATGGCTGGGGGCGGCGCTGTGA
- a CDS encoding cysteine desulfurase encodes MTTLTATAPLDLLADFPAIPQGWAYLDTAATSQKPQPVIDAIMRGYARDYATVHRGVYQRSADMTLAYEAARRRVATFIGGREDEVVFVRGATEGINLVAQSWAIPNLKPGDRILLSQLEHHSNIVPWQMAAERTGAAIDVVPLTDDHRIDLDAMAAMLTDRHKLVALAHVSNVLGSVLDVKRATELAHGVGAKILIDGCQAVPRLPVNVTDLGCDFYVFSGHKLYGPTGIGVLWGRHALLDAMPPWQGGGSMIDRVTFEKTTYAPPPGRFEAGTPHIIGVTGLHAAIDYVDAIGLTRIHAHETALVARARYALSALNSVRLFGPADSAGIVSFEVQGVHPHDVATILDEGDVAIRAGHHCAQPLMDSLGVAATARASFGVYNGASDIDALVKGIERVTRIFG; translated from the coding sequence ATGACCACGCTCACTGCCACCGCCCCCCTCGACCTGCTCGCCGATTTCCCGGCGATCCCGCAGGGCTGGGCCTATCTCGACACCGCCGCAACGTCGCAAAAGCCGCAGCCGGTGATCGACGCGATCATGCGCGGCTATGCGCGCGATTACGCCACCGTCCACCGCGGCGTGTACCAGCGCTCGGCCGACATGACCCTCGCCTATGAGGCCGCCCGCCGCCGCGTCGCGACCTTCATCGGCGGGCGCGAGGACGAGGTGGTGTTCGTGCGCGGCGCGACCGAGGGGATCAACCTCGTCGCGCAGAGCTGGGCAATCCCCAACCTCAAGCCCGGCGACCGCATCCTGCTCAGTCAGCTCGAGCATCACAGCAATATCGTCCCCTGGCAGATGGCCGCCGAGCGCACCGGCGCGGCCATCGACGTTGTGCCGCTCACCGACGATCACCGCATCGACCTCGACGCGATGGCCGCGATGCTGACCGACCGGCACAAGCTGGTCGCGCTCGCCCATGTCTCGAACGTGCTCGGCTCGGTCCTCGACGTGAAGCGCGCCACCGAACTGGCGCACGGCGTCGGGGCCAAGATCCTGATCGACGGCTGCCAGGCCGTGCCGCGTCTGCCTGTCAACGTCACCGATCTCGGCTGCGACTTCTACGTCTTCTCGGGCCACAAGCTCTACGGCCCGACCGGCATCGGCGTGCTGTGGGGCCGTCACGCCCTGCTCGACGCGATGCCGCCCTGGCAGGGCGGCGGATCGATGATCGACCGGGTGACCTTCGAAAAGACGACCTACGCCCCCCCGCCGGGCCGGTTCGAGGCGGGCACCCCGCACATCATCGGCGTCACCGGCCTCCACGCCGCGATCGACTATGTCGACGCCATCGGCCTGACCCGCATCCACGCGCACGAGACCGCGCTTGTCGCCCGCGCGCGCTATGCGCTGTCGGCCCTCAACAGCGTCCGCCTGTTCGGCCCCGCCGACAGCGCCGGAATCGTCAGTTTCGAGGTACAGGGGGTTCATCCCCACGACGTCGCCACCATATTGGATGAAGGCGATGTGGCGATCCGCGCCGGGCATCACTGCGCCCAGCCGCTGATGGACAGCCTGGGCGTCGCCGCCACCGCACGCGCCAGCTTCGGCGTCTATAATGGCGCGTCGGACATCGACGCGCTGGTCAAGGGAATCGAGAGAGTGACGAGGATCTTCGGATGA
- a CDS encoding SUF system Fe-S cluster assembly protein codes for MNEERRIEVEEVEAVTAPPRARVEDARETFERKRDYLEGFLAQKPADVPAGQPGGATYDAIIDALKDIFDPEIPVNIYDLGLIYNVEVTDAGHAVVTMTLTTPHCPVAESMPGEVELRVGAVPGVGHAEVNLVWDPPWDPAKMSDEARLELGML; via the coding sequence ATGAACGAAGAACGCAGGATCGAAGTCGAAGAGGTCGAGGCGGTCACCGCCCCGCCCCGTGCGCGCGTCGAGGATGCCCGAGAGACCTTCGAGCGCAAGCGCGACTATCTGGAGGGCTTCCTCGCGCAAAAGCCCGCCGACGTCCCCGCCGGCCAGCCCGGCGGCGCCACCTATGACGCGATCATCGATGCGCTCAAGGACATCTTCGACCCCGAGATTCCGGTCAACATCTACGACCTCGGCCTGATCTACAATGTCGAGGTGACCGACGCGGGCCATGCCGTGGTGACGATGACGCTCACCACCCCGCATTGCCCGGTCGCCGAATCGATGCCGGGCGAGGTCGAACTGCGCGTCGGCGCGGTGCCGGGCGTCGGCCATGCCGAGGTCAACCTCGTCTGGGACCCGCCCTGGGACCCGGCGAAGATGAGCGACGAGGCCCGGCTCGAACTGGGGATGCTGTAG
- a CDS encoding HesB/IscA family protein, which produces MTETKTRTRPAAILLTPASEARIADLMSRAPEGAIGVKLSTPRRGCSGLAYSVDYVTEAVAMDERIDTPGGTLFVDGASVLYLIGSTMDWVEDDFTAGFVFNNPNAKGACGCGESFTV; this is translated from the coding sequence ATGACCGAGACGAAAACCCGCACCCGCCCTGCCGCGATCCTGCTGACCCCCGCCTCGGAGGCGCGCATCGCCGACCTGATGTCGCGCGCGCCGGAGGGCGCGATCGGCGTCAAGCTCTCGACCCCGCGCCGCGGCTGCTCGGGCCTCGCCTATTCGGTCGACTATGTGACCGAGGCGGTGGCGATGGACGAGCGGATCGACACGCCCGGCGGCACGCTGTTCGTCGACGGCGCCTCGGTCCTCTACCTCATCGGATCGACGATGGACTGGGTCGAGGACGATTTCACCGCCGGCTTCGTGTTCAACAACCCCAACGCCAAGGGTGCCTGCGGCTGCGGCGAGAGCTTCACTGTCTGA
- a CDS encoding VOC family protein: MTMPRFHLAIPVDDLEAGRAFYGDLLGCPQGREDPDHWIDFDLRGHQLVLHKGEGAGVRLRNAVDGDAVPVPHFGLVLDWDDWHALADRVKAAGTDFVIEPHIRFEGKPGEQATMFFYDPAGNALEFKAFRDIGQLFAV; encoded by the coding sequence ATGACGATGCCGCGCTTTCATTTGGCGATTCCGGTCGACGATCTCGAGGCTGGGCGCGCATTCTATGGCGACCTGCTCGGCTGTCCGCAGGGGCGCGAGGACCCGGATCACTGGATCGATTTCGACCTGCGCGGGCATCAGTTGGTGCTGCACAAGGGCGAAGGCGCCGGGGTACGGCTGCGCAACGCGGTCGATGGCGACGCCGTGCCGGTGCCGCATTTCGGGCTGGTGCTCGACTGGGACGACTGGCACGCGCTGGCCGATCGGGTGAAGGCGGCGGGGACCGACTTTGTCATCGAGCCGCATATCCGCTTCGAGGGAAAGCCCGGCGAGCAGGCGACGATGTTCTTCTATGATCCGGCGGGCAATGCGCTGGAATTCAAGGCGTTTCGGGATATCGGGCAGTTGTTCGCGGTTTAG
- a CDS encoding 2-hydroxyacid dehydrogenase, protein MAQPRVARPRVIVTRKLPDAVEQRMVELFDTALNPVDAGMERDALIAAIQECDVLVPTVTDTIDGELIAAAGERLKLIANFGAGVNHIDLKAARARGIVVTNTPGVLTEDTADMAMALIVAVPRRLAEGEKLVRSGAWTGWSPGGMLGHRIGGKALGIVGMGRIGQAVARRARAFGLSIHYHNRHRLPEMVEAELGATWHADLDAMLGQIDILTIHTPLNDDSRDLIDARRIGLLGSHVYLINASRGGIVDEEAMIDALEGGRLAGAGLDVWRFEPRIDPRLLALPNVVMTPHMGSATLEGRLATGDKVIANIRFWADGHRPPDQVLEGWM, encoded by the coding sequence ATGGCACAGCCGCGCGTCGCCCGCCCCCGCGTGATCGTCACCCGCAAGCTCCCCGATGCGGTCGAGCAGCGGATGGTCGAGCTGTTCGATACGGCGCTCAATCCGGTCGATGCGGGGATGGAGCGCGACGCGCTGATCGCGGCGATCCAGGAGTGCGACGTGCTGGTGCCGACCGTGACCGACACGATCGACGGCGAGCTGATCGCTGCGGCGGGCGAGCGGTTGAAGCTGATCGCCAATTTCGGCGCGGGCGTGAACCATATCGACCTGAAGGCGGCGCGCGCGCGCGGGATCGTCGTCACCAACACGCCGGGCGTGCTGACCGAGGATACCGCCGACATGGCGATGGCGCTGATCGTCGCGGTGCCGCGGCGGCTGGCGGAAGGCGAGAAGCTGGTGCGGTCGGGCGCGTGGACGGGCTGGTCGCCCGGGGGGATGCTGGGGCATCGCATCGGCGGCAAGGCGCTTGGCATCGTCGGCATGGGACGGATCGGCCAGGCGGTGGCGCGGCGTGCGCGCGCGTTCGGCCTGTCGATCCACTATCACAACCGCCACCGCCTGCCCGAGATGGTCGAGGCTGAGCTGGGCGCGACCTGGCATGCCGATCTCGACGCGATGCTGGGGCAGATCGATATCCTGACGATCCACACTCCACTCAACGACGACAGCCGCGACCTGATCGACGCGCGGCGGATCGGGCTGCTCGGCAGCCATGTCTATCTGATCAATGCCTCGCGCGGGGGGATCGTCGACGAAGAAGCGATGATCGACGCGCTGGAAGGGGGGCGGCTGGCCGGGGCGGGGCTGGACGTGTGGCGGTTCGAGCCGCGGATCGATCCGCGGCTGCTGGCGCTGCCCAATGTCGTGATGACGCCGCATATGGGATCGGCGACGCTGGAGGGGCGGCTGGCGACGGGCGACAAGGTGATCGCCAATATCCGCTTCTGGGCCGACGGACACCGGCCCCCCGATCAGGTTCTGGAAGGATGGATGTGA